The region GGCGCATCGCATCGTCGCCGATGCGGTGGTATTCGACGGCGAGGACGGTGACGGTGGCCCGCCGCGGGGTGAGCCGAACCGGCCGGAGCCCATCGGGCAGCAACTCGGCGACGGCGGCGCTGTCGGCGGGCATCGTCACGCCGGTTATTGTCGCCGCCGTCTCCAGGGGCAGCGTCACGGTCTGGCCCGTCGAGAGGGTCACGCTCCCGCCGTCGGCGGTCATCGCCACCACCGCGCCAGCCGCGTCGTCAGTCGGCCGAACCAGCGCACCGCCGGGTCCGACAGCCACGCTGGGAGCCGCTCGGTCCACCGCAGCAACGCCGCGGGCCGGCCGACCGTGTAGCGTGCGCGGGGGTCGTCCTCGGTCGCCGCGTCGAGAATCCTCGCCGCGACCCGTTCGGGGGCCATCGCCAGCGGGCCGCCGTCGAGCCCCCAGCCGCGTTCTAAGTCCTCGTACACTGCGTCGTAGTCGGCCGTCCGGTCGTCGGCGAGCTTCCCGCGGGCGTTCTCGGCGAAGGTCGTCTCGACCCACGCGGGCTCGACGAGCGAGACGTGGACGGCGGGGTTGTCGGCCAGTTCCATCCGGAGCGCGTCGGTCATCGACGACAGCGCGGCCTTCGCGCCGCTGTAGGCGCCCATGCCCGGGTAGGCGTTCCGCCCGAGCACGCTGGAGACGTTGACGATGCGGCCGCCGGCGCGGCGCATCTCCGGCAGGACCGCCCGCGCGAGTCGGTGTGGGCCGTGCGCGACGACGTCGAACACGTCACGAACGACCTCGGGGTCCACGTCCTCTATCGGCCCCGGTGCGGCGTAGCCGGCGTTGTTGACAAGGCAGTCGACACCGCCGGTCTCCGCACGGACGGCGTCCGCGACGGCGCGACACTGCTCGTCGCTGGTCACGTCTAGCTCCCGCGTCCGACAGCGCTCGCGGACCCGTTCGGGCAACGGCGTCGACACGTCGGTGGCGTAGACTGTCCACCCGCGAGCGGCGAAGGCACGCGCCGTCGCGGCGCCGATACCGGAGCCGGCGCCGGTCAGCAGTACCACCGGTTCCGCGTCGGAGGTCATACGTAGAAATAACTCCCGCTCGACACAAGAACCTCACCGTCGGGCATCCCTGCACCTCCGGTGCGGTACGACGCTCCGCTACCGCTGTTCGACGCAGTAATCGACGTAGTTCCGGAGAATCCGCAGCCCGGTCTCGCCGGACTTCTCGGGGTGGAACTGGGTTCCGAAGACGTTGCCGGCCTCCGAGGCGACGATGGAGGCGAAGTCGGTCCCGTAGTCGGTGGTGGCGACGACCGCGTCGTCGTCCTCGGGCACGGCGTAGTAGGAGTGGACGAAGTAGGCGTAGTCCCTGTCGACGGAACCACCGGTTCCGTCTGCCCGTGGGGTCTTCGACCCCACGCTGTCAACGCCCTCGACGAGCGGGTGGTCCCGCTGGACGTCGAGCTCGTTCCAGCCCATGTGGGGCACCGTCTGGTCACGGGAAAAGCGGACGTTCTGTCCGGGGATGAGGTCCAGCCCCTCGGCGTCGCCCTGCCCCGCGTGGTCGGCCTCCTCGCTCGTCGTCAGCAGCATCTGCATCCCGAGACAGATGCCAAACAGCGGCGTCCCGGCCGCGGCCTGCTCTTCCAGCGCCGCGCGGAACGGCCCGGCGTTC is a window of Halomicroarcula saliterrae DNA encoding:
- the hisH gene encoding imidazole glycerol phosphate synthase subunit HisH — translated: MNARQTTAEVVVVDYGLGNLRSVTRGLERAGAEVTLSADPAEFGSADGIVLPGVGAFSEGMENAGPFRAALEEQAAAGTPLFGICLGMQMLLTTSEEADHAGQGDAEGLDLIPGQNVRFSRDQTVPHMGWNELDVQRDHPLVEGVDSVGSKTPRADGTGGSVDRDYAYFVHSYYAVPEDDDAVVATTDYGTDFASIVASEAGNVFGTQFHPEKSGETGLRILRNYVDYCVEQR
- a CDS encoding SDR family oxidoreductase, which codes for MTSDAEPVVLLTGAGSGIGAATARAFAARGWTVYATDVSTPLPERVRERCRTRELDVTSDEQCRAVADAVRAETGGVDCLVNNAGYAAPGPIEDVDPEVVRDVFDVVAHGPHRLARAVLPEMRRAGGRIVNVSSVLGRNAYPGMGAYSGAKAALSSMTDALRMELADNPAVHVSLVEPAWVETTFAENARGKLADDRTADYDAVYEDLERGWGLDGGPLAMAPERVAARILDAATEDDPRARYTVGRPAALLRWTERLPAWLSDPAVRWFGRLTTRLARWWR